In a single window of the Arthrobacter sp. StoSoilA2 genome:
- a CDS encoding helix-turn-helix transcriptional regulator has protein sequence MTPQELANLAHLRRARDFIDREYARPLDVPTMAAGALMSPAHFSRQFKAAYGESPYNYLMTRRIERAMALLRAGTSVTDACMEVGCTSLGSFSSRFTEIVGVTPSEYRSREHHAVKAMPTCIAKQQTRPERNGSKNLSRIEEAPVSQLQ, from the coding sequence ATGACACCGCAGGAACTGGCCAACCTGGCCCATCTGCGGCGCGCCCGCGATTTCATCGATCGCGAGTACGCGCGGCCTTTGGATGTGCCCACCATGGCGGCCGGCGCCCTCATGTCCCCCGCGCATTTCTCCCGCCAGTTCAAGGCCGCGTACGGTGAATCTCCCTACAACTACCTCATGACCCGGCGCATCGAACGTGCCATGGCCCTGCTGCGGGCCGGAACCAGCGTTACCGATGCTTGCATGGAGGTGGGCTGTACATCCTTGGGCTCCTTCAGTTCACGCTTCACGGAGATCGTCGGCGTAACGCCCAGCGAATACCGCTCGCGCGAGCACCATGCAGTGAAGGCGATGCCCACCTGCATCGCGAAGCAGCAAACGCGCCCTGAAAGAAACGGCAGTAAGAACCTGAGCAGGATTGAAGAAGCGCCGGTCTCACAGCTGCAATAG
- a CDS encoding phospholipase: MDSVVWSKPENQRGGTPLLVMMHGYGTSEQRMVDLFPFLPAEFTCAALRGPKEIGDHYGWFLLDYFLTNDFADVITSTNSVFNWINTVKENHSSVSLLGYSQGMAMASTLLRLRPHAFKATVGLSGFVLDNDLLALSESFDSPPPFFWGRDKADPVINEDAIAHTEEWLHANVALTARTYPGMGHRIEPAELVDVSAFLRYYVLNGH, encoded by the coding sequence ATGGATTCAGTGGTCTGGTCGAAGCCCGAAAACCAGCGCGGGGGCACCCCGTTGCTGGTGATGATGCATGGCTACGGCACCAGCGAGCAGCGCATGGTGGACCTGTTTCCGTTTCTTCCCGCAGAATTCACCTGTGCGGCCCTTCGCGGCCCGAAGGAAATTGGCGACCACTACGGTTGGTTCCTCCTGGACTACTTCCTGACTAACGACTTCGCCGACGTCATCACTTCAACCAACTCCGTTTTCAACTGGATCAACACCGTGAAAGAGAACCACAGCAGCGTCAGCCTGCTCGGCTACTCGCAGGGAATGGCCATGGCCAGCACGCTCCTGCGGCTGCGGCCCCACGCTTTCAAGGCAACGGTTGGCCTGTCCGGGTTTGTCCTGGACAACGACCTCCTGGCGCTCAGCGAATCCTTCGATTCGCCTCCGCCGTTCTTTTGGGGCCGCGACAAGGCGGACCCGGTGATCAATGAAGACGCCATCGCCCACACTGAAGAGTGGTTGCACGCGAACGTTGCCCTGACGGCGCGGACGTACCCGGGAATGGGGCACAGGATCGAGCCTGCGGAGCTGGTGGATGTCAGCGCGTTCCTTCGGTACTACGTTTTGAACGGGCACTGA
- a CDS encoding LacI family DNA-binding transcriptional regulator has product MTIQDVAVLSGLSICTVSRALRNLPNVSEKAQRQVAEAANKLGYKASAAASRLAGGSTGSVAIIAPTATAWFFAQAVEAAEEVFGDSGYDTVLISLRNKTSVRKQVFGDIERLAQRVDGLLLLNVDLDPGEVEALEASGLPVASVGMRNVPWDNVGIDDERAAWQATQHLLGLGHWDLAVLSSNEHSVVTETPRFHGFRRALDEHHLTVHPDLVVAAGPSIDDGRRAMTELITRGARPTAVFAHCDEAAFGALMALREHGLSVPKNVSVIGIDDHPMSWFLGLSTVAQPVADQGAFAANLLCERLLNTDPPNPPSNHLLDTKLIERKTTRHKR; this is encoded by the coding sequence GTGACAATCCAGGACGTCGCAGTCCTCTCCGGATTGTCCATTTGTACGGTGTCCAGGGCTCTGAGGAATCTCCCCAACGTTTCCGAAAAGGCCCAACGGCAAGTGGCGGAAGCCGCAAACAAGCTGGGCTACAAAGCCTCGGCAGCAGCATCCAGACTGGCGGGTGGCAGCACGGGTTCCGTGGCCATCATCGCCCCCACCGCTACAGCCTGGTTCTTCGCGCAGGCGGTGGAAGCGGCAGAAGAGGTCTTCGGCGACAGCGGCTACGACACCGTCCTGATCAGCCTTCGCAACAAGACCAGCGTGCGTAAGCAGGTCTTCGGCGATATTGAACGGTTGGCGCAAAGGGTGGACGGGCTGCTCCTGCTCAATGTTGACCTCGACCCCGGGGAAGTGGAAGCCTTGGAGGCTTCCGGGCTGCCAGTCGCCAGCGTGGGCATGCGGAATGTTCCGTGGGACAATGTTGGTATCGATGACGAGCGCGCAGCTTGGCAGGCCACCCAACACCTGCTGGGGCTGGGCCATTGGGACTTGGCCGTTCTCTCGAGCAATGAACACTCCGTTGTGACTGAGACCCCACGGTTCCACGGCTTCAGGCGTGCACTGGATGAACACCACCTCACCGTCCACCCGGACCTTGTGGTGGCTGCCGGGCCAAGCATCGACGACGGCCGCCGGGCAATGACCGAACTCATCACCCGCGGCGCACGGCCCACTGCAGTGTTCGCCCATTGTGACGAAGCAGCGTTCGGCGCGCTGATGGCCTTGCGGGAGCATGGCCTGTCCGTGCCCAAGAACGTTTCCGTGATCGGAATCGATGACCACCCCATGAGCTGGTTCCTTGGACTGAGCACTGTGGCGCAACCCGTTGCCGACCAAGGTGCCTTCGCCGCGAACCTGCTGTGCGAACGACTTTTGAATACAGATCCCCCCAACCCACCCTCCAACCACCTGCTCGATACCAAGCTCATCGAACGCAAAACCACGCGCCACAAGCGCTGA
- a CDS encoding beta-phosphoglucomutase family hydrolase, producing MHMTDLRNAWTGASALLFDLDGVLTPTAVVHEQAWQELFDSYLADAGHPQGYQESDYFDHIDGKPRFDGVRDFLTSRGITLPEGPLDDAATNETVQGLGNRKNAIFNEIVDTRGVEPFPGSVKFINAALELGLKVAVVSSSRNAPAVLKAAGLDHHFTVVVDGQVAAAVGLPGKPDPATFTYAASLLDVPTQECIVVEDAVSGVQAGSAGDFQAVIGVDRGAGRQTLLDAGATLVVDDLIDLL from the coding sequence ATGCACATGACTGATCTTCGTAATGCCTGGACTGGTGCTTCGGCGCTCTTGTTCGACCTCGACGGCGTGCTGACGCCCACTGCCGTGGTACACGAGCAGGCCTGGCAGGAGCTGTTCGACTCCTACCTCGCCGATGCCGGGCACCCGCAGGGATACCAGGAAAGCGACTACTTCGATCACATCGATGGCAAGCCACGCTTCGACGGCGTCCGGGACTTCCTGACCTCGCGCGGCATCACGCTGCCGGAAGGTCCGCTGGATGATGCCGCCACGAACGAAACCGTGCAGGGCCTGGGAAACCGCAAGAACGCAATCTTCAACGAGATCGTGGACACCCGCGGCGTCGAGCCCTTCCCCGGCTCGGTCAAGTTCATCAACGCCGCGCTTGAGCTGGGACTCAAGGTCGCCGTCGTGTCCTCTTCGAGGAACGCCCCCGCCGTACTGAAGGCAGCTGGACTTGACCACCACTTCACGGTGGTCGTCGATGGCCAGGTGGCCGCCGCCGTCGGACTTCCGGGCAAGCCTGACCCGGCCACGTTCACCTACGCTGCGTCCCTGCTGGACGTCCCCACCCAGGAATGCATCGTGGTGGAAGACGCCGTTTCCGGCGTGCAGGCCGGCAGCGCCGGCGACTTCCAGGCCGTCATCGGCGTGGACCGCGGCGCTGGCCGCCAAACACTGCTCGACGCCGGCGCCACCCTTGTGGTCGACGACCTCATCGATCTTCTCTGA